From a single Kitasatospora azatica KCTC 9699 genomic region:
- a CDS encoding PP2C family protein-serine/threonine phosphatase has protein sequence MDVGQRSPGEHPWGRTPALVLVPIALVVGLTVAILQSPAAAHLGPLLVIAPALTPSLAGPRVTAAVGALTVAAGILIAVLRGGLTAGGHLAQLVALAALSTMIVFFTVVRERRSRQLARAQSVAEAAQRALLRPIPEQIGSLQIATVYLAAEYEAQIGGDLYTATRSGSGTRMIVGDVRGKGLAAVGESALLLSAFRLIAAQHATLPDLACTLDHNVSRFLLDFAQTDSETEEHFVTALFLDIPDDAPVAHLTNCGHPAPLLLRHDRVVLLDGAGAAPPLGLGSLVADDYPDDTFRFEVGDTLLLYTDGVVEARDRAGVFYPLAERVARWTGCTPEALVNHIRRDLLAHAGGRLGDDAAVVAVQRTAGRPGHGLHGLL, from the coding sequence ATGGACGTCGGACAGCGCTCACCAGGTGAGCACCCCTGGGGTCGCACCCCCGCCCTGGTGCTGGTACCGATCGCCCTCGTCGTGGGGCTCACCGTCGCGATTCTCCAGTCGCCCGCCGCAGCCCATCTCGGCCCGCTGCTCGTGATCGCCCCCGCCCTGACCCCCTCCCTGGCCGGGCCCCGGGTCACCGCCGCCGTCGGAGCGCTCACCGTCGCCGCCGGCATCCTCATCGCCGTCCTGCGCGGTGGCCTGACCGCGGGCGGCCACCTGGCACAGCTCGTCGCACTCGCCGCGCTGTCGACGATGATCGTGTTCTTCACGGTGGTCCGGGAACGCCGCAGCCGGCAGCTCGCCCGTGCCCAGTCGGTGGCCGAAGCCGCTCAGCGTGCTCTGCTGCGCCCGATTCCCGAACAGATCGGCTCCCTGCAGATCGCCACCGTGTACCTGGCCGCGGAGTACGAGGCACAGATCGGCGGCGACCTCTACACCGCGACCCGCAGCGGCAGCGGGACGCGGATGATCGTCGGAGACGTCCGGGGGAAGGGCCTGGCCGCGGTCGGCGAGTCCGCCCTGCTGCTCAGTGCCTTTCGGCTCATCGCCGCACAGCACGCCACGCTGCCCGACCTCGCCTGCACGCTGGACCACAACGTCAGCCGCTTCCTGCTCGACTTCGCCCAGACGGACAGCGAGACCGAAGAGCACTTCGTCACCGCCCTGTTCCTCGACATCCCCGACGACGCCCCGGTGGCTCACCTGACCAACTGCGGGCACCCGGCACCGCTGCTGCTGCGCCACGATCGCGTCGTCCTGCTCGACGGCGCGGGCGCCGCACCGCCCTTGGGCCTTGGCAGTCTGGTGGCGGACGACTACCCGGACGACACGTTCCGCTTCGAGGTCGGGGACACCCTCCTGCTCTACACCGACGGTGTGGTCGAGGCCCGTGACCGCGCCGGGGTGTTCTACCCACTTGCCGAACGGGTCGCCCGCTGGACCGGTTGCACGCCGGAGGCACTGGTCAACCACATCCGCCGCGATCTGCTGGCTCATGCCGGCGGGCGCCTCGGGGACGACGCAGCCGTCGTGGCCGTCCAGCGCACGGCCGGACGGCCCGGTCACGGTCTGCACGGACTGCTGTAG
- a CDS encoding 4-hydroxybenzoate 3-monooxygenase: protein MVILGAGPAGLVLGNLLHASGVDCVVLERATRVQVQARSRAGFLAANTVRILDRHGLAEGLRRNGREHATCEFRSEDGRFRLDYGSLGRRERHTVYPQHELVTDLLTQYLEAGGRVRFETAAVAVHGADGPRPSVTVREADGRPGRWQARYVAGCDGRHGAARRSLPPGTVRRHQHDHGVSWLGLLAEAPPSLDAVGYAVHSRGFAGHMARTPEVTRYYLQCERDGSPEAWSEDRIWDELALRMRVEDYGPLRRGRIVHRSLVGLESDVIEPLRHGALFLAGDAASLISPSAAKGANLAVLEAEILARALIDDLRHGSAEGLDRYSAQCLAHIWRAQDFSQWMVQLLHGVPGSAGGSVFHDSLRRSRLESLRVSRSCQDWFAENYVGV from the coding sequence GTGGTCATCCTCGGCGCCGGGCCCGCCGGCCTGGTGCTCGGGAACCTGCTCCACGCGAGCGGCGTCGACTGTGTCGTGCTGGAACGTGCCACCCGGGTGCAGGTCCAGGCCCGCTCACGCGCCGGCTTCCTCGCGGCCAACACCGTCCGGATCCTGGACCGGCACGGCCTCGCCGAGGGCCTGCGCCGGAACGGCCGGGAGCACGCGACCTGCGAGTTCCGCAGCGAGGACGGCCGCTTCCGGCTGGACTACGGCAGCCTGGGCCGCAGGGAGCGGCACACCGTCTATCCGCAGCACGAACTGGTGACGGATCTGCTGACGCAGTACCTGGAGGCCGGCGGACGGGTTCGCTTCGAGACCGCGGCGGTGGCCGTGCACGGAGCGGACGGCCCGCGGCCCTCCGTCACCGTGCGCGAGGCCGACGGCCGGCCGGGCAGGTGGCAGGCCAGATACGTCGCCGGCTGCGACGGCCGGCACGGCGCGGCACGGCGCTCGCTCCCGCCCGGCACGGTCCGCCGCCACCAGCACGACCACGGCGTCTCCTGGCTCGGCCTGCTGGCCGAGGCGCCACCGAGTCTGGACGCCGTCGGCTACGCGGTGCACAGCCGGGGCTTCGCCGGGCACATGGCCCGAACCCCCGAGGTCACCCGCTACTACCTGCAGTGCGAGCGGGACGGCTCGCCCGAGGCCTGGTCCGAGGACCGGATCTGGGACGAACTGGCGCTGCGGATGCGCGTCGAGGACTACGGCCCGCTGCGCCGGGGCCGGATCGTCCACCGCTCCCTGGTCGGCCTGGAGTCCGACGTGATCGAGCCTCTGCGCCACGGCGCGCTCTTCCTCGCGGGCGACGCCGCGAGCCTGATCAGCCCGTCCGCCGCCAAGGGGGCGAACCTCGCCGTGCTCGAGGCGGAGATCCTCGCCCGCGCCCTGATCGACGATCTCCGCCATGGCAGCGCCGAAGGCCTCGACCGCTACTCCGCGCAGTGCCTGGCGCACATCTGGCGCGCACAGGACTTCTCGCAGTGGATGGTCCAGCTGCTGCACGGCGTTCCCGGCTCGGCCGGCGGGTCGGTGTTCCACGACTCCCTGCGCCGTTCCCGCCTCGAATCGCTGCGCGTCTCCCGCAGCTGTCAGGACTGGTTCGCCGAGAACTACGTGGGCGTGTGA
- a CDS encoding methyltransferase has protein sequence MTTTMPCDTARLRETVDFVREQDAATLLPLLLPGLDGLELRALVDRCRFSHAALLIFPSAPEGLRTVLADCGLAAEVAPRPSVVVRQRLAARHGRDAAELDVQIVRPRVAGPDGTSRTVEVFTLTVPPGSELAGIAEHERAREHEAHLAFEVERPDPLVLRGMCSILARHGAVAEGGGYNPHEDGTVFYFTAPTDSKAGYRRVELYVPGDHRDVLAAHLAEHQARQPAETLLRLLTGAWTTQALAVFAELRLPDTMDTDAGVDAEALARAVCADPESLAALLRYLAMLDVVATDRRGFRLTELGALLRANAPGSMRPLALMYGGPFYQSFTGLGHTVRTGEVAFDRLFGENHFDYFARRPELADLFDQSMAASSRMFEPLPAHPAVTAASAAPNAGTVVDVAGGNGELLGRILTAHPRLNGVLLERPHAVEAARRSLGAAGRGERCTYLAGDFADVPPGGDVYILSRILHDWDDDRCREILRHCARAMHAEADLLIVERVLPADDSASLATSWDLHMRCNVGGRERRADHYARLLADAGLALVSLAPLPLGAAVLHARKADTPGPDRTPHQMSP, from the coding sequence ATGACGACGACAATGCCATGTGACACGGCCCGGTTACGCGAGACGGTCGACTTCGTCAGGGAACAGGACGCCGCGACCCTGCTGCCGCTCCTGCTGCCCGGGCTGGACGGCTTGGAACTGCGAGCGCTGGTGGACCGCTGCCGCTTCTCGCACGCCGCGCTCCTGATCTTCCCATCGGCTCCGGAGGGCTTGCGCACCGTTCTGGCCGACTGCGGGCTCGCCGCCGAGGTGGCGCCGCGGCCCAGCGTGGTCGTCCGCCAACGGCTCGCCGCGCGGCACGGGCGCGACGCGGCGGAGCTCGACGTTCAGATCGTCCGTCCGCGTGTGGCCGGCCCCGACGGGACGAGCCGGACGGTCGAGGTGTTCACGCTGACCGTGCCACCGGGTTCGGAGCTCGCCGGGATCGCCGAGCACGAACGTGCCCGGGAGCACGAGGCGCACCTCGCCTTCGAGGTCGAGCGCCCGGATCCCCTGGTCCTGCGCGGCATGTGCTCGATCCTGGCGCGGCACGGCGCGGTGGCCGAGGGCGGTGGGTACAACCCGCACGAGGACGGCACGGTGTTCTACTTCACCGCTCCCACCGATTCCAAGGCCGGATACCGGCGGGTGGAGCTCTATGTGCCCGGCGACCACCGGGACGTCCTCGCCGCCCACTTGGCGGAGCACCAGGCGCGACAGCCTGCTGAAACGCTCCTGCGCCTGCTGACCGGGGCGTGGACGACCCAGGCCCTGGCCGTCTTCGCCGAGCTGCGGCTGCCCGACACCATGGACACGGACGCGGGAGTCGACGCCGAGGCGCTGGCGCGAGCCGTCTGCGCCGACCCGGAGAGCCTGGCGGCGCTCCTGCGCTACCTCGCGATGCTGGACGTGGTGGCAACCGACCGGCGCGGCTTCCGGCTCACCGAGCTCGGCGCGCTGCTGCGGGCGAACGCCCCGGGTTCGATGCGTCCGCTCGCTCTCATGTACGGCGGCCCGTTCTACCAGTCCTTCACGGGCCTCGGGCACACGGTGCGGACCGGGGAGGTGGCCTTCGACCGTCTCTTCGGCGAGAACCACTTCGACTACTTCGCCCGCCGCCCCGAACTCGCGGACCTGTTCGACCAGTCCATGGCCGCCAGCTCGCGCATGTTCGAGCCGCTCCCCGCACACCCGGCCGTCACCGCCGCGAGTGCGGCACCGAACGCCGGGACGGTCGTCGATGTCGCGGGCGGGAACGGGGAACTGCTCGGCCGCATCCTCACCGCGCACCCGCGCCTCAACGGTGTTCTGCTCGAACGCCCGCACGCCGTCGAGGCCGCGCGTCGGTCCCTCGGCGCCGCCGGCCGCGGCGAGCGGTGCACCTACCTGGCAGGCGACTTCGCGGACGTGCCGCCGGGCGGCGACGTCTACATCCTCTCCAGGATCCTGCACGACTGGGACGACGACCGCTGCCGGGAGATCCTGCGCCACTGCGCCCGCGCGATGCACGCCGAAGCCGACCTGCTCATCGTCGAACGCGTGCTGCCCGCCGACGACTCGGCCTCACTGGCCACCTCCTGGGACCTCCACATGAGGTGCAACGTCGGAGGCCGCGAACGCCGTGCCGACCACTACGCCCGGCTGCTCGCCGACGCGGGGCTGGCACTCGTGAGCCTCGCACCGCTGCCGCTGGGTGCCGCCGTGCTCCATGCCCGCAAGGCCGACACACCCGGTCCCGACCGGACGCCCCATCAGATGAGCCCGTAG
- the xdhC gene encoding xanthine dehydrogenase accessory protein XdhC has translation MTWVAAVVRLRARRESGVLVTVVTVRGHAPREAGAKLVVGRTETWGSIGGGNVEAVAIDRAREMIAAAKPEPELIDFALNDKVTNRHGVQCCGGTVSVLLEPLPTARAVAIFGVGHIGLELARILARQDLDLHLIDTRSDLLTEERLDVLADAVAQVTVHHTPLLPEEALAGLPRGTHVLIMTHDHAEDAALCDAALRTTHLGSIGLIGSAAKWVRFRNRLATEGGHDEATIDRIKTPIGLADITGKEPATIAVSVAADLLRTFETEGE, from the coding sequence ATGACGTGGGTCGCCGCGGTCGTACGGTTGCGAGCCCGCCGGGAGTCCGGCGTGCTGGTGACCGTCGTGACCGTGCGCGGCCATGCCCCGCGCGAGGCCGGTGCGAAACTCGTCGTGGGGCGCACCGAGACGTGGGGCTCGATCGGTGGCGGCAATGTCGAGGCCGTCGCGATCGATCGGGCCCGGGAGATGATCGCCGCGGCCAAGCCCGAGCCGGAGCTGATCGATTTCGCCCTGAACGACAAGGTGACCAACAGGCACGGCGTGCAGTGCTGCGGCGGCACGGTCTCGGTGCTGCTCGAACCGCTGCCGACGGCACGGGCGGTGGCGATCTTCGGCGTCGGGCACATCGGGCTGGAACTGGCCCGCATCCTGGCACGTCAGGACCTCGACCTCCATCTGATCGACACCCGCTCCGACCTCCTCACCGAGGAGCGGCTCGACGTGCTGGCAGACGCGGTGGCGCAGGTGACCGTGCATCACACGCCGCTGCTGCCGGAGGAGGCGCTGGCCGGGTTGCCGCGCGGCACCCACGTCCTGATCATGACCCATGATCACGCCGAGGACGCCGCGCTGTGCGACGCCGCCCTGCGCACGACCCATCTCGGCTCCATCGGGCTGATCGGGTCGGCGGCCAAGTGGGTGCGGTTCCGCAATCGCCTCGCCACCGAGGGCGGTCACGACGAGGCCACCATCGATCGGATCAAGACCCCGATCGGGCTGGCCGACATCACCGGCAAGGAACCCGCGACCATTGCCGTGAGCGTCGCAGCAGACCTGCTGCGGACCTTCGAAACCGAAGGGGAATGA
- the xdhB gene encoding xanthine dehydrogenase molybdopterin binding subunit: MSQLSERPAKPVVGVSMPHESAALHVTGTALYTDDLVHRTKDVLHAHPVQVMKAHGRITELRTKPALAVPGVVRVLTVADVPGVNDAGMKHDEPLFPDEVMFYGHAVAWVLGETLEAARLGAAAVEVELDEQPSVITLQEAIAADSFHGARPVMLTGDVDVGFADSAHVFTGELQFSDQEHFYLETHAALALVDENGQVFVQSSTQHPSETQEIVAHVLGLHSHEVTVQCLRMGGGFGGKEMQPHGFAAVAALGAKLTGRPVRVRLNRTQDLTMSGKRHGFHAEWKIGFDADGRIQALDATLTADGGWSLDLSEPVVARALCHIDNTYWLPNARIAGRIARTNKVSNTAFRGFGGPQGMLVIEDIMGRCAPLLGLDPTELRERNFYRQGQSTPYGQPVLQPERISAVWRQVQDDAGVADREREIAAFNAAHPNTKRALAITGLKFGISFNLTAFNQAGALVLIYKDGSVLINHGGTEMGQGLHTKMLQVAATTLGIPLHKVRLAPTRTDKVPNTSATAASAGADLNGAAVKNACEQLRERLLQVAATQLGSSASDVRIVEGVARTLGSDRELAWDDLVRTAYFQRVQLSAAGFYRTEGLHWDAKTFRGSPFKYFAYGAAAAEVEVDGFTGAYRLRRVDIVHDVGDSLSPMIDIGQVEGGFVQGAGWLTLEDLRWDASDGPSRGRLLTQAASTYKLPSFSEMPEEFNVTLLENATEEGAVYGSKAVGEPPLMLAFSVREALRQAAAAFGPGGVSVELASPATPEAVYWAIQAARRGDVRTDRTDAEALSGA; encoded by the coding sequence ATGAGCCAGTTGTCCGAGCGCCCCGCAAAGCCCGTCGTCGGCGTTTCGATGCCGCACGAGAGCGCCGCCCTGCATGTCACCGGCACCGCGCTCTACACCGACGACCTGGTCCATCGCACCAAGGACGTGCTGCACGCCCACCCGGTCCAGGTCATGAAGGCCCACGGCAGGATCACCGAGCTGCGCACAAAGCCCGCGCTCGCCGTGCCCGGTGTGGTCCGCGTGCTGACCGTCGCCGACGTGCCCGGGGTCAACGACGCCGGCATGAAGCACGACGAACCGTTGTTCCCCGACGAGGTCATGTTCTACGGCCACGCGGTCGCCTGGGTGCTCGGCGAGACCCTGGAGGCGGCCCGGCTAGGTGCGGCGGCCGTCGAGGTGGAACTCGACGAACAGCCCTCCGTGATCACGCTGCAGGAGGCGATCGCGGCCGACAGTTTCCACGGCGCCCGGCCGGTGATGCTGACCGGTGACGTCGACGTCGGCTTCGCCGATTCCGCCCACGTGTTCACCGGCGAGCTCCAGTTCTCCGATCAGGAGCACTTCTACCTCGAGACGCACGCGGCGCTGGCCCTGGTCGATGAGAACGGGCAGGTGTTCGTCCAGAGCAGCACCCAGCATCCTTCGGAGACCCAGGAGATCGTCGCGCACGTGCTCGGCCTGCACAGTCACGAGGTGACCGTGCAGTGCCTGCGGATGGGTGGCGGCTTCGGCGGCAAGGAGATGCAGCCGCACGGGTTCGCGGCCGTCGCCGCGCTCGGCGCCAAGCTGACCGGTCGGCCCGTTCGGGTGCGGCTCAACCGGACCCAGGATCTGACCATGTCCGGCAAGCGGCACGGGTTCCACGCCGAGTGGAAGATCGGCTTCGACGCCGACGGCCGTATCCAGGCCCTGGACGCCACCCTGACCGCGGACGGCGGCTGGAGCCTGGACCTCTCCGAGCCGGTGGTGGCCCGGGCGCTGTGCCACATCGACAACACCTACTGGCTTCCCAACGCGCGCATCGCCGGTCGCATCGCCAGGACCAACAAGGTCTCCAACACCGCCTTCCGCGGCTTCGGCGGACCGCAGGGCATGCTGGTGATCGAGGACATCATGGGCCGGTGCGCGCCGCTGCTCGGCCTGGATCCGACGGAGTTGCGGGAGCGCAACTTCTACCGGCAGGGCCAGTCGACGCCGTACGGACAGCCGGTCCTCCAGCCCGAACGGATCTCCGCCGTCTGGCGGCAGGTGCAGGACGACGCCGGCGTCGCCGATCGCGAGCGCGAGATCGCCGCCTTCAATGCCGCGCACCCGAACACCAAGCGGGCACTTGCGATCACCGGCCTCAAGTTCGGCATCTCGTTCAACCTCACCGCCTTCAACCAGGCCGGCGCGCTGGTGCTGATCTACAAGGACGGCTCGGTCCTGATCAACCACGGTGGCACCGAGATGGGCCAGGGCCTGCACACCAAGATGCTGCAGGTGGCCGCGACCACGCTGGGCATCCCGCTGCACAAGGTGCGGCTGGCCCCGACCCGAACCGACAAGGTGCCCAACACCTCTGCCACCGCCGCCAGCGCCGGCGCGGATCTGAACGGTGCGGCGGTGAAGAACGCCTGTGAGCAGTTGCGCGAGCGGCTGCTGCAGGTGGCCGCCACCCAGCTGGGTTCGAGTGCCTCGGACGTGCGGATCGTCGAGGGCGTCGCGCGCACCCTGGGCAGCGACCGGGAGTTGGCCTGGGACGACCTGGTGCGCACCGCGTACTTCCAGCGAGTCCAGCTGTCGGCGGCCGGTTTCTACCGGACCGAGGGCCTGCACTGGGACGCGAAGACGTTCAGGGGCTCGCCGTTCAAGTACTTCGCCTATGGCGCCGCCGCAGCCGAGGTGGAGGTGGACGGCTTCACCGGCGCGTACCGCCTGCGGCGGGTGGACATCGTGCACGATGTCGGCGACAGCCTGTCCCCGATGATCGACATCGGTCAGGTCGAGGGCGGTTTCGTGCAGGGAGCGGGCTGGCTGACACTCGAGGACCTGCGTTGGGACGCCAGCGACGGGCCGAGCCGCGGCCGGCTGCTGACCCAGGCCGCGAGCACCTACAAGCTGCCGAGCTTCTCGGAGATGCCGGAGGAGTTCAACGTCACGCTGCTGGAGAACGCCACCGAGGAGGGCGCGGTATACGGGTCCAAGGCGGTGGGTGAGCCTCCGCTGATGCTGGCCTTCTCGGTGCGAGAGGCGTTGCGGCAGGCCGCCGCCGCGTTCGGGCCGGGCGGGGTCAGCGTCGAGTTGGCCTCGCCCGCAACGCCGGAGGCGGTGTACTGGGCGATCCAGGCGGCTCGCCGGGGCGATGTCCGAACCGACCGAACCGACGCAGAAGCGTTGAGCGGTGCCTGA
- a CDS encoding xanthine dehydrogenase small subunit, translated as MVAARIKVNGREAPISPAAPHTTVLDFLRERGLTGTKEGCAEGECGACSVLVARPGVNKPTDWVAVNACLVPVAALDGQEIVTSEGLATAGEPGRPPTLHPVQQEMAVRGGSQCGYCTPGFVCSMAAEYYRPDRCAPADPADRTDAEHGPNGFDLHALSGNLCRCTGYRPIRDAAFAVGTPADEDPLAQRREQSPPAPVATEYTRDDSAFLRRDTLAETLRLLRERPDAVVVAGSTDWGVEVNIRSRRADCVVAIDRLAELRELRVESDRVEIGAALTLTEIERRLDGAVPLLAELFPQFASRLIRNGATLGGNLGTGSPIGDSPPALLALEASVVLADADGEREVPLADYFTGYRQSVRRPGELIRTVRIPLPLSPVTAFHKIAKRRFDDISSVAVAFALDIEDGIVRKARIGLGGVAATPIRALATEAALEGRPWAAATVEAAAGVLRAEGTPMNDHRASADYRCAMLGQSLPKLYAQTTEAVSS; from the coding sequence ATGGTAGCGGCGCGGATCAAGGTCAATGGGAGAGAAGCACCGATCTCACCGGCCGCGCCGCACACCACGGTGCTGGATTTTCTGCGCGAGCGTGGCCTCACCGGCACCAAGGAAGGTTGCGCCGAGGGTGAATGCGGTGCCTGTTCGGTCCTGGTGGCCCGTCCGGGGGTGAACAAGCCCACCGACTGGGTGGCGGTCAACGCCTGCCTGGTCCCGGTCGCGGCGCTCGACGGTCAGGAGATCGTCACCTCCGAAGGCCTCGCCACCGCCGGCGAACCCGGCAGGCCGCCCACCCTGCACCCGGTGCAGCAGGAGATGGCGGTCCGCGGCGGCTCCCAATGCGGTTACTGCACGCCGGGATTCGTCTGCAGCATGGCCGCCGAGTACTACCGACCCGACCGCTGCGCGCCGGCGGACCCGGCCGACCGCACCGACGCCGAGCACGGTCCGAACGGTTTCGATCTGCACGCGCTGAGCGGAAACCTGTGCCGCTGCACCGGCTATCGTCCGATTCGCGATGCCGCGTTCGCCGTCGGCACGCCTGCCGATGAGGACCCGCTGGCGCAGCGTCGCGAGCAGTCCCCGCCCGCACCGGTTGCCACCGAATACACCCGGGACGACAGCGCGTTCCTGCGCAGGGACACCCTGGCCGAAACGCTGCGGTTGCTGCGTGAGCGGCCCGACGCGGTGGTGGTCGCCGGCTCGACCGACTGGGGCGTGGAGGTCAATATCCGTTCCCGCCGGGCGGATTGCGTGGTCGCCATCGACCGGCTGGCGGAACTGCGGGAGCTGCGGGTCGAATCCGACCGCGTCGAGATCGGGGCGGCGCTGACGCTCACCGAGATCGAACGCCGCCTCGACGGCGCCGTCCCGCTGTTGGCAGAGCTGTTCCCGCAGTTCGCGTCCCGGCTGATCCGCAACGGTGCGACCCTCGGCGGCAACCTGGGGACCGGCTCGCCCATCGGTGACAGCCCGCCGGCGCTGCTCGCGCTGGAGGCGTCGGTGGTGCTCGCCGACGCCGACGGTGAGCGCGAGGTCCCGCTGGCGGACTACTTCACCGGCTACCGGCAGAGCGTGCGCCGTCCCGGCGAGCTGATCCGCACGGTGCGCATCCCGCTGCCGCTGTCGCCGGTCACGGCCTTCCACAAGATCGCCAAGCGTCGCTTCGACGACATCTCCAGTGTGGCAGTCGCTTTCGCGCTCGACATCGAGGACGGGATCGTCCGCAAGGCACGCATCGGCCTGGGCGGTGTGGCCGCCACCCCGATCCGGGCCCTCGCCACCGAGGCGGCCCTGGAGGGCAGGCCGTGGGCGGCGGCGACCGTCGAGGCCGCGGCCGGGGTGCTGCGGGCCGAGGGCACGCCGATGAACGATCACCGCGCCAGCGCCGACTACCGTTGCGCGATGCTCGGCCAGAGCCTGCCGAAGCTGTACGCGCAGACCACCGAGGCGGTGTCGTCATGA